The following are from one region of the Haloactinomyces albus genome:
- the corA gene encoding magnesium/cobalt transporter CorA — MPSLPSLGLRSRVTRNGRSMSRTPVASSPAPSPLSASVVDCGVYVEGERLEGRWTHEEAVAEVRRRGSGFVWIGLHEPNEDQINGIAETFDLHELAVEDAVHAHQRPKLERYDDTLFMVLKTVRYVANKTLTTNSEIVESGELMAFVGRDFVITVRHGRHAGLARVRRQLEETPEQISLGPAAVLHGIADHVVDTYLDVTEAIQDDIDKIEAEVFALRTKVSAEQIYLMKREVLELRRAVMPLAKPLQRLAEGYTPIVPEQVRSYFRDVDDHLTTVSERVASFDELLTTLVDATLAKITLQQNTDMRKISAWVAIISTPTMIAGIYGMNFEVMPETDWAFGYPVTLLVMLISCLVLFKTFRRNRWL; from the coding sequence GTGCCCAGCCTGCCCTCGCTCGGTCTGCGAAGCCGCGTCACCCGTAACGGTCGCAGTATGAGCCGCACCCCGGTTGCTTCCTCTCCTGCCCCCTCTCCGTTGTCCGCGTCGGTCGTGGATTGTGGTGTCTACGTCGAGGGTGAACGGCTCGAAGGCCGCTGGACGCACGAGGAAGCCGTGGCCGAGGTCCGGCGGCGCGGCAGCGGATTCGTCTGGATCGGGCTCCACGAACCGAACGAGGATCAGATCAACGGGATCGCGGAGACGTTCGATCTGCACGAACTCGCCGTGGAGGACGCTGTGCACGCACACCAGCGTCCCAAGCTGGAGCGCTACGACGACACCCTGTTCATGGTGCTCAAGACCGTCCGTTACGTGGCGAACAAGACGCTGACGACCAACAGCGAGATCGTGGAGAGCGGCGAGCTGATGGCTTTCGTCGGCCGTGACTTCGTCATCACGGTCCGCCACGGCAGGCATGCGGGCCTGGCGCGGGTACGCAGGCAGCTGGAGGAAACCCCCGAGCAGATATCGCTCGGCCCGGCGGCGGTGCTGCACGGGATCGCCGACCACGTGGTGGATACCTACCTCGATGTCACCGAGGCCATTCAGGACGACATCGACAAGATCGAGGCCGAGGTCTTCGCCCTGCGCACCAAGGTCAGCGCCGAGCAGATCTACCTGATGAAGCGCGAGGTCCTGGAACTACGGCGGGCGGTGATGCCACTGGCCAAGCCGCTGCAGCGGCTCGCCGAGGGGTACACGCCGATCGTGCCCGAGCAGGTGCGCTCGTACTTTCGCGATGTCGACGACCACCTCACCACGGTCTCCGAACGAGTGGCTTCCTTCGACGAGCTGCTGACCACGCTGGTCGACGCGACGCTGGCCAAGATCACGCTGCAGCAGAACACCGACATGCGCAAGATCTCGGCGTGGGTGGCGATCATCTCGACCCCGACCATGATCGCCGGGATCTACGGAATGAACTTCGAGGTCATGCCGGAGACCGACTGGGCCTTCGGCTACCCGGTCACGCTGCTGGTGATGTTGATCTCGTGTCTGGTCCTGTTCAAGACCTTCCGAAGGAACAGGTGGCTGTGA
- a CDS encoding NUDIX hydrolase codes for MIISEPSVIRCVGAVVHDSRGRLLLILRDNAPGRGKWSLPGGRVEPGETDQAAVRREVREETGLSVTVGSLAGRLRWSGSQGSYEILDYHCRSDHEELCPGDDAADAAWIGHAMFTTLQRAGSLTEHLGDFLRDWGCLPRDE; via the coding sequence GTGATCATATCGGAACCTTCCGTGATCCGCTGCGTCGGTGCGGTCGTCCATGACTCGCGGGGTCGGTTGTTGCTGATCCTCCGGGACAACGCACCCGGTCGAGGCAAGTGGTCCCTGCCCGGCGGGCGCGTCGAGCCCGGAGAAACCGACCAAGCGGCCGTACGACGTGAGGTCCGCGAGGAAACGGGACTCTCCGTCACCGTCGGCTCCCTCGCGGGCCGGCTTCGGTGGTCAGGCTCACAGGGCAGCTATGAGATCCTCGACTACCACTGCCGGAGTGACCACGAGGAACTTTGCCCTGGTGACGACGCTGCCGATGCCGCATGGATCGGGCATGCGATGTTCACCACACTCCAACGGGCGGGCTCTCTCACCGAGCACCTCGGTGATTTCCTGCGCGATTGGGGCTGCTTACCCCGCGACGAGTGA
- the wrbA gene encoding NAD(P)H:quinone oxidoreductase, with amino-acid sequence MEPVKLSVIYYSSTGTIAEIANTLVAEAEAAGAEVRLRKAPELAPDAAIDSNPAWRANVEATRSVPEVAADDVVSADAVLFGSPTRYGNIAAQLKQFIDGLGGEWQQGLLADKVYSGFTSSATQHGGQESTLLALYNTIHHFGGIIVSPGFTEGSKFVDGNPYGTSHVDAQGENKVDDVTRTAAAVQAKRVVSVAKALKNGAA; translated from the coding sequence ATGGAGCCCGTGAAGCTCAGCGTCATCTACTACTCGTCCACCGGCACGATCGCCGAGATCGCCAACACGCTCGTGGCCGAGGCCGAGGCGGCCGGTGCCGAGGTGCGGCTGCGCAAGGCGCCGGAACTGGCACCCGACGCCGCGATCGACTCGAACCCGGCTTGGCGGGCCAACGTCGAGGCCACCCGGTCGGTGCCCGAGGTCGCCGCCGACGACGTGGTCTCGGCCGATGCGGTGCTCTTCGGCTCGCCGACCCGGTACGGCAACATCGCCGCACAGCTCAAGCAGTTCATCGACGGCCTGGGTGGCGAGTGGCAGCAGGGACTGCTGGCCGACAAGGTCTACAGCGGCTTCACCTCGAGCGCGACCCAGCACGGCGGTCAGGAGTCGACGCTGCTGGCCCTGTACAACACGATCCACCACTTCGGCGGAATCATCGTCAGCCCCGGCTTCACCGAGGGCTCGAAGTTCGTCGACGGCAACCCCTACGGCACCAGCCACGTGGACGCCCAGGGTGAGAACAAGGTCGACGACGTCACTCGCACGGCCGCGGCCGTGCAGGCCAAGCGCGTGGTCTCCGTGGCCAAGGCACTCAAGAACGGCGCCGCCTGA
- the xylB gene encoding xylulokinase has translation MFVLGIDSSTQSTKALVVDAEDGRVLSEGKAAHPTGSEVAPSAWWTACREAVRQAGSRVPGPISAVSVAGQQHGMVTLDETGTPVRDALLWNDTRSAPQASTLIERHGATRLAERTGLVPVASFTLTKLAWLAEHEPHQADRVDRVLLPHDWVTWQLSGGENPVCTDRGDASGTGYFSPATGQWLPDLLAEAMRGRQPRLPEVLGPSGTAGTVTALDELSGARLGPGTGDNMAGALGLGIGPGDVVVSVGTSGAAFTVTEQPCVDDTGTVAGFCDATGRYLPLVCTLNAARILDSTAHMLGTDLEGLSRLALAAPPGAGGLTLVPYLEGERTPDLPEATGTLTGMRGTNLTPENLARAAVEGMLCGLADGVEAIQRMGVDIRRVLLIGGGSQSTAVRRIAPSLFGVGVEIPESSEYVARGAARQAAWAATGSDTPPDWPLRSEQHDPTDLDQGREIRHAYSRARHELYGV, from the coding sequence GTGTTCGTTCTGGGCATCGATTCCTCCACTCAATCAACCAAGGCGCTGGTTGTCGACGCCGAAGACGGTCGTGTCCTCAGCGAGGGCAAGGCCGCACATCCAACGGGTTCCGAGGTGGCTCCCTCGGCCTGGTGGACAGCCTGCCGGGAAGCCGTCCGCCAAGCAGGCTCCCGAGTTCCGGGACCGATCTCCGCCGTGTCGGTGGCAGGCCAGCAACACGGCATGGTCACCCTCGACGAGACGGGCACGCCGGTGCGCGATGCCCTGCTGTGGAACGACACCCGATCGGCACCGCAGGCGAGCACTCTGATCGAACGCCACGGTGCGACGAGACTCGCCGAGCGCACGGGCCTCGTCCCCGTCGCGAGCTTCACCCTGACCAAGCTCGCCTGGCTCGCCGAGCACGAACCGCACCAGGCCGACCGGGTGGACCGCGTCCTGCTGCCGCACGACTGGGTAACGTGGCAGCTCTCCGGCGGGGAGAACCCGGTCTGCACCGACCGCGGCGACGCGTCGGGAACCGGGTACTTCTCCCCCGCCACCGGACAATGGCTGCCCGATCTCCTCGCCGAAGCGATGCGGGGGCGGCAACCACGACTTCCCGAGGTCCTCGGACCGTCGGGCACGGCGGGCACGGTCACTGCCCTCGACGAGCTGAGCGGAGCCCGGCTCGGCCCGGGCACCGGGGACAACATGGCAGGCGCTTTGGGGCTCGGCATCGGCCCCGGCGATGTTGTCGTATCCGTGGGCACCTCCGGTGCCGCTTTCACCGTCACCGAGCAGCCCTGCGTCGACGACACCGGCACAGTGGCCGGGTTCTGCGACGCCACCGGTCGTTACCTTCCGCTCGTGTGCACGCTCAATGCGGCCCGAATCCTGGACTCGACTGCCCACATGCTGGGCACCGACCTCGAAGGACTGAGCCGGCTCGCACTGGCCGCGCCCCCCGGCGCAGGCGGCCTGACACTCGTGCCCTACCTCGAGGGCGAGCGCACACCGGACCTGCCGGAGGCGACCGGCACGCTGACCGGAATGCGCGGCACGAACCTGACGCCGGAAAACCTCGCCCGCGCCGCCGTCGAAGGAATGCTGTGCGGACTCGCGGACGGGGTCGAAGCCATACAGCGCATGGGTGTCGACATACGGCGCGTACTCCTCATCGGTGGGGGCAGCCAATCGACCGCCGTCCGCAGGATCGCGCCATCGCTGTTCGGCGTCGGCGTGGAGATCCCCGAGTCGAGCGAGTACGTCGCTCGCGGAGCCGCGCGGCAGGCGGCGTGGGCCGCCACGGGATCGGACACTCCGCCCGACTGGCCGCTGCGTTCCGAACAGCATGATCCGACCGACCTCGACCAAGGCCGGGAAATCAGGCATGCCTACAGCCGGGCCCGCCACGAGCTGTACGGCGTGTGA
- a CDS encoding alpha/beta hydrolase: MSTTDLSLSHGFREGSADAPVLLLLHGTGGSPQDLVGLGEQLSPESTLLAPAGTVSENGAARWFRRRAEGVFDTDDVIARTHQLADFLGEAREHYGLGTRRLVAVGFSNGANIAAALTLLRPDALREAILFAAMLPVPEPPAHDLAETQVFLSNGERDPMAPLQPADELVTALEQRGARVRSHRHPGGHRITDDGLHEATQWFRNGLRTAE; the protein is encoded by the coding sequence ATGAGCACGACGGATCTCTCCCTGAGCCACGGTTTCCGGGAAGGATCGGCGGACGCTCCCGTCCTGCTGCTCCTGCACGGGACCGGGGGCAGCCCGCAGGACCTGGTCGGGCTGGGCGAGCAGCTCAGCCCGGAGTCCACATTGCTGGCCCCGGCGGGCACGGTCTCGGAGAACGGAGCAGCTCGGTGGTTCCGGCGACGAGCCGAGGGTGTCTTCGACACCGACGACGTCATCGCGCGCACGCACCAACTCGCCGACTTCCTCGGTGAAGCCCGTGAACACTACGGGTTGGGGACGCGGCGACTCGTGGCCGTCGGGTTCTCCAATGGTGCCAACATCGCGGCGGCGCTGACACTCCTGCGTCCGGATGCGCTCCGGGAGGCCATTCTGTTCGCCGCGATGCTGCCCGTGCCCGAGCCTCCGGCGCACGACCTTGCGGAGACACAGGTGTTCCTGTCCAACGGCGAGCGTGATCCGATGGCGCCTCTGCAACCGGCCGACGAGCTCGTCACGGCACTCGAGCAGCGTGGTGCACGAGTACGGTCGCATCGGCATCCCGGCGGCCATCGGATCACCGACGACGGCTTGCACGAGGCCACGCAGTGGTTCCGGAACGGCTTGCGCACGGCGGAATGA
- a CDS encoding ring-cleaving dioxygenase yields the protein MTIATSGLHHVTAIAGNPQRNADFYLKTLGLRLVKSTVNFDDPGTYHLYYGDESGRPGSLMTFFPFDGAPSGRQGTGQATTTSFSVPEHSIGWWQKHLDDVGVEASHIRNRDGEDALTFRDPDGLMLSLVAHPQGDPRAPWDNGVVPAEHGIRGLHSVTLSVTQEEATAGMLDGLGLHLVSEEGNRFRFAAGDGGPGTFADVLVTPDAPRGMVAAGTVHHVAWRAPDQQTQANWRQELVGSGVSVTSILDRQYFRSIYFREPGGTLLEIASDDPGFTADEPLLELGRALKLPPWLEPNREQIEATLPKLNLPSENNPEELSA from the coding sequence ATGACCATCGCAACCAGCGGGTTGCACCACGTGACGGCAATCGCGGGCAATCCGCAGCGCAATGCGGACTTCTACCTGAAGACGCTGGGACTGCGCCTGGTGAAGTCCACGGTGAACTTCGACGACCCGGGCACCTATCACCTCTACTACGGTGACGAGTCCGGTCGGCCCGGATCGCTGATGACCTTCTTCCCGTTCGATGGCGCGCCCAGCGGGCGCCAGGGCACCGGACAGGCCACCACGACCTCGTTCTCGGTACCCGAGCACTCGATCGGCTGGTGGCAGAAGCACCTCGACGACGTCGGTGTCGAGGCGAGCCACATCCGGAACCGCGACGGCGAGGACGCGCTGACCTTCCGTGATCCCGACGGGCTCATGCTGTCGTTGGTCGCACATCCGCAGGGCGATCCGCGCGCTCCTTGGGACAACGGGGTGGTTCCGGCCGAGCACGGCATCCGTGGCCTGCACTCCGTGACGCTGTCGGTCACGCAGGAGGAGGCCACCGCCGGGATGCTGGACGGGCTGGGGCTGCACCTGGTCTCCGAGGAGGGCAACCGGTTCCGGTTCGCCGCGGGCGACGGGGGCCCGGGAACCTTCGCCGACGTGCTCGTCACCCCGGACGCACCTCGGGGCATGGTCGCCGCGGGCACCGTGCACCACGTCGCCTGGCGTGCTCCCGACCAGCAGACCCAGGCGAACTGGCGGCAGGAACTCGTGGGCAGCGGCGTGAGCGTCACGTCCATCCTGGACCGCCAGTACTTCCGGTCGATCTACTTCCGCGAGCCCGGCGGAACGCTGCTGGAGATCGCCAGCGACGATCCCGGATTCACCGCCGACGAACCACTGCTGGAGCTGGGACGCGCGCTCAAGCTGCCTCCGTGGTTGGAGCCGAACCGCGAGCAGATCGAGGCCACGCTGCCGAAGCTGAACCTGCCCAGTGAGAACAACCCGGAGGAATTGTCCGCATGA
- a CDS encoding CAP domain-containing protein — translation MAWNSHRRTLLAAAPAVLVTSTLLAGMHDPPDESTQYSPELSTESTQPSRTPQPSRGSQPSFAESTRTSQPPATESTQSSQPWQPAQDLSTESTQPSRTPTADSARQSRFRQRILELTNRARARAGCPKVRLDPTLSRTALEHSRDMARHDFLAHTGSAGFGHIERARAAGYRSSYVGENVAVGNNTAEETFRQWMTSPEHRANILNCSFTELGVGYVRDPSGEWENYWTQNLGRPAESEPTPSRSSEGK, via the coding sequence ATGGCATGGAATTCGCACCGCCGGACGCTCCTCGCTGCCGCGCCGGCCGTCCTGGTCACGAGCACTCTCCTGGCGGGCATGCACGACCCACCCGACGAGTCCACACAGTACTCACCTGAGCTCTCCACGGAGTCCACGCAGCCATCGCGGACACCGCAGCCGTCGCGGGGCTCGCAGCCGTCCTTCGCGGAATCCACACGGACCTCGCAGCCGCCCGCCACCGAATCCACGCAGAGTTCGCAGCCATGGCAGCCGGCACAGGATCTCTCCACGGAGTCCACGCAGCCGTCACGGACACCGACCGCGGACTCCGCGCGGCAGTCACGGTTCCGGCAGCGCATCCTCGAGTTGACCAACCGGGCCAGGGCACGCGCCGGATGTCCGAAGGTACGCCTCGATCCGACACTCAGCCGCACCGCTCTCGAGCACAGCCGCGACATGGCCCGCCACGACTTTCTCGCACACACCGGCAGCGCCGGGTTCGGACATATCGAGAGAGCCAGGGCCGCCGGATACCGGAGCAGCTATGTCGGAGAAAACGTCGCGGTCGGAAACAACACCGCCGAGGAAACCTTCCGGCAGTGGATGACCAGCCCGGAACACCGCGCGAACATCCTGAACTGCTCGTTTACCGAACTCGGCGTCGGATACGTCCGTGATCCGTCCGGCGAGTGGGAGAACTACTGGACGCAGAACCTCGGGCGGCCCGCGGAAAGCGAACCGACCCCTTCCCGCTCGTCGGAAGGGAAGTAG
- the xylA gene encoding xylose isomerase, which translates to MNDYTPTPADKFSFGLWTVGFRGNDPFGAATRPELDAVQAVQRLSDLGAWGVTFHDDDLFGFGADEAERERILARFRRALDETGLTVPMVTTNLFGHPVFKDGALTANDRDVRRFALRKMLRNVELAAELGARTFVAWGGREGAETDAATDLRAALDRYKEGIDLVCEFIRDRGYDLRLALEPKPNEPRGDLFLPTVGHVLAFIDQLAHPDMVGVNPEVGHEQMAGLNYTHGLAQALWAGKLFHLDLNGQHGAKYDQDLRFGAGDVKSAFFTVDLLETAGYTGPRHFDFKPLRTDLDQDVWTSAEGCMRNYLILKDRAAAFRADPRVQQALHNARIPELSQPTTTPGEKPEDLLHADGDFDPESAAQRSMHYEHLDQLALEHLMGI; encoded by the coding sequence ATGAACGACTACACACCGACTCCCGCGGACAAGTTCTCCTTCGGACTGTGGACCGTGGGTTTTCGGGGCAATGATCCTTTCGGTGCCGCCACGCGGCCGGAGCTCGATGCGGTGCAGGCGGTGCAGCGGCTGTCCGACCTGGGCGCCTGGGGGGTGACCTTCCACGATGACGACCTGTTCGGCTTCGGCGCCGACGAAGCCGAGCGGGAGCGGATCCTGGCCCGGTTCCGCCGTGCCCTGGACGAAACCGGCCTGACCGTGCCCATGGTGACCACCAACCTGTTCGGCCACCCCGTGTTCAAAGACGGCGCCCTGACCGCCAACGACCGCGACGTACGCCGCTTCGCCCTGCGCAAGATGCTGCGCAACGTCGAACTCGCCGCCGAGCTCGGCGCACGGACCTTCGTCGCCTGGGGCGGACGCGAAGGAGCCGAGACCGACGCCGCCACCGACCTGCGGGCCGCCCTCGACCGCTACAAGGAAGGCATCGACCTGGTCTGCGAGTTCATCCGCGACCGCGGCTATGACCTGCGGCTGGCCTTGGAACCCAAACCCAACGAGCCACGCGGCGACCTCTTCCTGCCCACCGTCGGACACGTACTGGCCTTCATCGACCAACTGGCCCACCCCGACATGGTCGGCGTCAACCCCGAGGTCGGCCACGAACAAATGGCCGGGCTCAACTACACCCACGGCCTCGCCCAAGCACTGTGGGCAGGCAAACTGTTCCACCTCGACCTCAACGGCCAACACGGCGCCAAATACGACCAGGACCTGCGCTTCGGAGCCGGCGACGTGAAAAGCGCCTTTTTCACCGTCGACCTCCTCGAAACAGCCGGCTACACCGGACCCCGGCACTTCGACTTCAAACCCCTGCGCACCGACCTCGACCAGGACGTGTGGACCTCGGCCGAAGGCTGCATGCGCAACTACCTGATCCTCAAAGACCGCGCCGCCGCCTTCCGCGCCGACCCCCGGGTTCAACAGGCACTGCACAACGCCCGCATCCCCGAACTGTCCCAACCCACCACCACACCCGGCGAAAAACCCGAAGACCTCCTGCACGCCGACGGTGACTTCGACCCCGAATCAGCCGCCCAACGCAGCATGCACTACGAACACCTCGACCAACTCGCACTCGAACACCTCATGGGAATCTGA
- a CDS encoding PH domain-containing protein, with the protein MFAPRDPDEYLLETERRVIRVRRHWACLVWDLFEAVGLLAGAVMVSYLLPEDAWLPQNILWYAGLFVLMRFTYQILDWYVERIVVTDKRFMITEGIFTTSVQMMPITKVTDLTYERSIPGRMLGYGTLVVESAGQIQALNKIEYLPNPEEVFDAISSLVFGEKKAQQDRFSMLKARRAAVGKSRAKLGK; encoded by the coding sequence TTGTTCGCACCGAGGGACCCCGACGAGTACCTACTCGAAACCGAGCGGCGAGTCATCCGGGTACGCAGGCATTGGGCGTGTTTGGTGTGGGACCTCTTCGAGGCGGTGGGCCTGCTTGCCGGCGCCGTCATGGTCTCCTACCTGCTGCCCGAGGACGCCTGGCTGCCGCAGAACATTCTGTGGTACGCGGGGCTGTTCGTGCTGATGCGGTTCACTTACCAGATCCTCGACTGGTACGTGGAGCGCATCGTGGTGACGGACAAGCGCTTCATGATCACCGAAGGCATCTTCACGACCTCGGTGCAGATGATGCCGATCACCAAGGTGACCGACCTGACCTACGAGCGCAGCATTCCGGGCCGCATGCTGGGCTACGGGACGCTGGTCGTGGAGTCGGCCGGGCAGATCCAGGCGTTGAACAAGATCGAGTACCTGCCCAATCCCGAAGAGGTCTTCGATGCGATCTCGTCGTTGGTGTTCGGTGAGAAGAAGGCTCAGCAGGACCGGTTCTCGATGCTCAAGGCGCGACGTGCCGCCGTGGGCAAGAGCCGGGCCAAGCTCGGTAAGTGA
- a CDS encoding PHP domain-containing protein, translated as MRIDVHTHSTESDGTDTPTELVATAIEAGLDVVALTDHDTTAGWGEAERAVLHEGRVGRIRLVPGAELSCCCPDGRGNSITVHLLAYLFDPLSQALVDEQTRLRAERRSRLYTMARRMAEDGFPVDPEEIMAGLPPDSPGGRPHLARALVNGGTVASVDEAFARYLGSTGNYYVPRTDTPVWRAIDMIADAGGATVLAHPFAAARGPMVTSEVIAELAEHGLSGVEVDHPDHEPEARSRLRGIAAEFDLIVTGSSDYHGINKTLRIGQETTPAESLERLEQRCTGSKVIG; from the coding sequence GTGCGTATTGATGTGCACACCCATTCCACCGAGTCCGACGGCACCGACACGCCGACGGAGCTCGTCGCCACCGCGATCGAGGCCGGACTCGATGTGGTTGCGTTGACCGACCACGACACCACTGCCGGATGGGGAGAAGCCGAGCGCGCGGTACTGCACGAGGGCCGGGTCGGGCGGATTCGTCTGGTGCCGGGAGCGGAGCTGTCGTGCTGCTGCCCGGACGGCCGGGGCAACTCGATCACCGTGCATCTGCTGGCCTACCTGTTCGATCCGCTGTCGCAGGCGCTGGTCGACGAGCAGACGCGGTTGCGTGCGGAGCGAAGGTCCCGGCTGTACACGATGGCCCGGCGCATGGCCGAGGACGGATTCCCGGTGGATCCCGAGGAAATAATGGCGGGTCTGCCGCCGGACTCACCGGGAGGCAGGCCCCATCTGGCGCGTGCCCTGGTCAACGGCGGCACGGTGGCCAGTGTGGACGAGGCGTTCGCGCGTTATCTCGGCTCCACCGGCAACTACTATGTTCCGCGCACGGACACCCCCGTGTGGCGCGCCATCGACATGATCGCCGATGCGGGTGGTGCCACGGTTCTGGCGCATCCCTTCGCGGCTGCTCGTGGCCCGATGGTGACCTCCGAGGTGATCGCCGAACTCGCCGAGCACGGTTTGTCCGGAGTCGAAGTGGATCACCCGGATCACGAGCCGGAAGCTCGTTCGCGGCTGCGCGGCATTGCTGCGGAGTTCGACCTGATCGTCACCGGAAGCAGCGATTACCACGGGATCAACAAGACCCTCCGGATCGGCCAGGAAACCACGCCCGCCGAGTCGCTGGAGCGGCTGGAGCAGCGCTGTACCGGCAGTAAAGTCATCGGCTGA